From Penaeus monodon isolate SGIC_2016 chromosome 42, NSTDA_Pmon_1, whole genome shotgun sequence, one genomic window encodes:
- the LOC119598881 gene encoding nuclease SbcCD subunit C-like — MKKAEAERTKDAIPTADMNQIFTTLKDQYEEAIRCLNRKYNSDGSEAQNLEKKNRDLKENIRSLKEQHKADFEAWKKAEAEKMKDAIASLQDQLAQEKHKAQQQKAMEMAMETEREKFEMDIRFMRDELKILEDKCKKEKQDEDKNYGSDESDTQRLAKESRDLKENISSLQETTQSGLKSLEESRG, encoded by the exons ATGAAGAAAGCCGAAGCTGAGAGGACGAAGGATGCCATTCCTACTGCAGATATGAATCAGATCTTTACTACTTTAAAG GATCAATATGAAGAGGCAATACGGTGTTTGAACAGGAAATATAACTCTGATGGGTCAGAGGCGCAAAATCTGGAGAAGAAAAACCGAGATCTGAAGGAAAACATCAGATCGCTAAAG GAGCAACACAAAGCGGACTTCGAAGCCTGGAAGAAAGCCGAGGCTGAGAAGATGAAGGATGCCATTGCTAGTTTACAG GACCAGCTGGCGCAGGAAAAGCACAAGGCGCAGCAGCAGAAAGCGATGGAAATGGCAATGGAAACCGAGAGGGAGAAATTCGAAATGGACATCAGATTTATGCGTGACGAGCTGAAAATTTTAGAG GATAAATGCAAGAAGGAAAAACAGGACGAGGACAAGAACTATGGCTCAGATGAGTCGGATACACAACGGCTGGCGAAGGAAAGCCGAGATCTGAAGGAGAATATTAGCTCGCTACAG GAAACAACACAAAGCGGACTTAAAAGCCTTGAAGAAAGCCGAGGCTGA